The following are encoded in a window of Gasterosteus aculeatus chromosome 5, fGasAcu3.hap1.1, whole genome shotgun sequence genomic DNA:
- the tut1 gene encoding speckle targeted PIP5K1A-regulated poly(A) polymerase isoform X2, whose amino-acid sequence MEADSDIKTTPRGFQCGLCNVNLPNQSSVDQHVKGRKHQTLRTVRSTRKTQERHSVFVSGITPLVSQSDVTEYFTQFGPVSDVVMDKDKGVYAIVQFAETESLQATLSRVEHQMGGLKLRVKPREKKDFKLIPKKNASQNLQQALERLKPPLCQLVSVNAQMQYVVERFQLGENEKKARGLLVQLLQEVFVEFFPDSQIQPFGSSVNTFGVHSCDLDLFLDLDNTKVFQAQAKSTAEQAGEGTSDDGRSEDSILSDIDLTSASAAEVLDLVAAILRRCVPSAHKVTVVGGARLPVVKFHHHQLNLQGDITINNRLAVRNTRFLQLCSGMDERLRPLVFTIRHWAKQKQLAGNPSGAGPLLNNYALTLLVVFFLQRCEPPVLPTVDRLRDMACEEEECVIDGWNCTFPSQPIAVPPSRNTQDLSTLLFGFFTFYAKFDFAGSVISLRQGRALPITDFLSQEQPEGEKPTKLHGPKLGPLSLLDPFDLSHNVAGNLNERSQRGFQRECQEADKYCRSLQYQRKSTKGKSWGLVRLFTPRGDVPQSPAERLTISIPFKPASLPEALRDRLRAAGGGFRLPWFQEVCCAVEGVLKGVLGCHLAPSADAAWGAESFVDAETSPGSLNASMNDSCDSVGSQGEGAGAAVAGAKRPLSSSSDAGESPEGKKPRLSKRRKPEPPHWICVQKHAVWAGRRRVRRELVKDSDSRPEGSCVALETKVTARIAEKEPELGGPLEVKVQPQVIGGTESTKAVLTLEPISDEAGVFHDFFHFLEAFLPKMVETFLEKDASDL is encoded by the exons ATGGAAGCAGACAGCGACATAAAAACGACCCCGAGAGGGTTCCAGTGCGGCCTGTGCAACGTCAACCTGCCGAACC AGTCGAGCGTGGATCAGCATGTCAAGGGACGCAAACACCAGACGCTGCGCACCGTGCGATCCACCCGGAAGACGCAGGAGCGGCACAGCGTGTTCGTCAGCGGCATCACGCCCCTCGTCTCCCAGAGCGACGTCACCGAGTACTTCACGCAGTTTGGGCCCGTCTCAGACGTCGTCATGGACAAAGACAAG ggTGTGTACGCCATCGTGCAGTTTGCGGAGACGGAGAGCTTGCAGGCCACGCTGTCCCGCGTGGAGCATCAGATGGGAGGCCTGAAGCTACGCGTCAAACCCCGAGAAAAGAAGGATTTCAAGTTGATCCCCAAGAAGAACGCGTCTCAGAACCTGCAGCAAGCTCTGGAGCGCCTCAAACCGCCGCTGTGCCAGCTGGTGTCT GTGAATGCACAGATGCAGTACGTGGTGGAGCGGTTCCAGCTGGGAGAAAACGAAAAGAAGGCCCGAGGCCTGCTGGTTCAACTCCTGCAGGAGGTTTTTGTGGAGTTCTTTCCAG ACAGCCAGATTCAGCCGTTCGGTTCGTCTGTGAACACGTTCGGCGTGCACTCCTGCGACTTGGACCTCTTCCTGGACCTGGACAACACCAAGGTGTTCCAGGCCCAAGCCAAGTCCACTGCAGAACAG GCAGGGGAGGGCACGTCGGACGATGGCCGCTCCGAGGACTCCATCCTGTCGGACATCGACCTGACCTCCGCCTCCGCGGCCGAGGTCCTGGACCTCGTGGCGGCGATCCTTCGACGCTGTGTCCCCAGCGCGCACAAAGTCACCGTGGTCGGCGGCGCTCGCCTCCCCGTGGTCAAGTTCCATCACCACCAGCTCAACCTGCAGGGGGACATCACCATTAACAACAG ACTGGCTGTCAGAAACACGCGCTTCCTGCAGCTGTGTTCGGGGATGGACGAGAGGCTGAGACCCCTCGTGTTCACCATCCGCCACTGGGCCAAGCAGAAGCAGCTGGCTG GAAATCCCAGCGGTGCCGGCCCCCTGCTCAACAACTACGCCCTGACGCTGCTGGTCGTCTTCTTCCTGCAGCGCTGTGAGCCCCCGGTGCTCCCCACGGTGGACCGGCTCAGAGACATGGCCT gtgaggaggaggagtgtgtgatCGACGGCTGGAACTGCACCTTCCCGAGTCAGCCGATCGCCGTGCCGCCCAGCAGGAACACGCAGGACCTCA GCACGCTGCTCTTCGGCTTCTTCACCTTCTACGCAAAGTTCGATTTCGCCGGTAGTGTCATATCCCTCCGGCAGGGGCGCGCCCTCCCCATCACCGACTTCCTCagccaggagcaaccggagggggaAAAACCCACCAAGCTCCACGGGCCCAAACTGGGCCCCCTAAGTCTGTTGGACCCGTTCGATCTCTCCCACAACGTGGCGGGGAACCTGAACGAGCGCTCGCAGCGCGGCTTCCAGCGGGAGTGCCAGGAGGCCGACAAGTACTGCCGCAGCCTGCAGTACCAGCGCAAGTCCACCAAGGGGAAATCGTGGGGGCTGGTGCGCTTGTTCACCCCCCGCGGGGACGTCCCGCAGTCCCCGGCGGAGCGGCTGACCATCAGCATCCCCTTCAAGCCGGCGTCGCTCCCCGAGGCGCTGCGGGATCGGCTGCGCGCGGCGGGAGGCGGCTTCCGGCTGCCGTGGTTTCAGGAGGTCTGCTGCGCCGTGGAGGGCGTCCTCAAGGGGGTCCTCGGGTGTCACCTCGCTCCCTCCGCGGACGCCGCCTGGGGCGCGGAGTCGTTCGTCGACGCGGAAACCTCCCCCGGGTCGCTCAACGCGTCGATGAACGACAGCTGCGACAGCGTCGGATCCCAGGGCGAGGGCGCCGGGGCGGCCGTGGCCGGCGCCAAGAGGCCGCTGTCGTCCAGCAGCGACGCCGGCGAGTCGCCTGAAGGCAAAAAGCCCCGGCTGTCAAAACGCCGCAAGCCAGAACCGCCTCACTGGATCTGCGTGCAGAAGCACGCGGTGTGGGCCGGCCGgcggagggtgaggagggagctgGTCAAGGACTCTGACTCGAGGCCGGAGGGCAGCTGCGTGGCGCTGGAGACGAAGGTCACCGCTCGCATCGCggagaaggagccggagctcGGGGGGCCGCTGGAGGTCAAGGTTCAGCCCCAGGTGATTGGGGGCACGGAGAGCACGAAGGCGGTGCTCACGTTGGAGCCCATCAGCGACGAGGCGGGCGTCTTTCACgacttctttcatttcctggAAGCTTTCTTGCCCAAGATGGTGGAGACGTTTCTGGAGAAAGACGCTTCAGATCTGTGA
- the tut1 gene encoding speckle targeted PIP5K1A-regulated poly(A) polymerase isoform X1: MEADSDIKTTPRGFQCGLCNVNLPNQSSVDQHVKGRKHQTLRTVRSTRKTQERHSVFVSGITPLVSQSDVTEYFTQFGPVSDVVMDKDKGVYAIVQFAETESLQATLSRVEHQMGGLKLRVKPREKKDFKLIPKKNASQNLQQALERLKPPLCQLVSLSSLVLLQVNAQMQYVVERFQLGENEKKARGLLVQLLQEVFVEFFPDSQIQPFGSSVNTFGVHSCDLDLFLDLDNTKVFQAQAKSTAEQAGEGTSDDGRSEDSILSDIDLTSASAAEVLDLVAAILRRCVPSAHKVTVVGGARLPVVKFHHHQLNLQGDITINNRLAVRNTRFLQLCSGMDERLRPLVFTIRHWAKQKQLAGNPSGAGPLLNNYALTLLVVFFLQRCEPPVLPTVDRLRDMACEEEECVIDGWNCTFPSQPIAVPPSRNTQDLSTLLFGFFTFYAKFDFAGSVISLRQGRALPITDFLSQEQPEGEKPTKLHGPKLGPLSLLDPFDLSHNVAGNLNERSQRGFQRECQEADKYCRSLQYQRKSTKGKSWGLVRLFTPRGDVPQSPAERLTISIPFKPASLPEALRDRLRAAGGGFRLPWFQEVCCAVEGVLKGVLGCHLAPSADAAWGAESFVDAETSPGSLNASMNDSCDSVGSQGEGAGAAVAGAKRPLSSSSDAGESPEGKKPRLSKRRKPEPPHWICVQKHAVWAGRRRVRRELVKDSDSRPEGSCVALETKVTARIAEKEPELGGPLEVKVQPQVIGGTESTKAVLTLEPISDEAGVFHDFFHFLEAFLPKMVETFLEKDASDL, from the exons ATGGAAGCAGACAGCGACATAAAAACGACCCCGAGAGGGTTCCAGTGCGGCCTGTGCAACGTCAACCTGCCGAACC AGTCGAGCGTGGATCAGCATGTCAAGGGACGCAAACACCAGACGCTGCGCACCGTGCGATCCACCCGGAAGACGCAGGAGCGGCACAGCGTGTTCGTCAGCGGCATCACGCCCCTCGTCTCCCAGAGCGACGTCACCGAGTACTTCACGCAGTTTGGGCCCGTCTCAGACGTCGTCATGGACAAAGACAAG ggTGTGTACGCCATCGTGCAGTTTGCGGAGACGGAGAGCTTGCAGGCCACGCTGTCCCGCGTGGAGCATCAGATGGGAGGCCTGAAGCTACGCGTCAAACCCCGAGAAAAGAAGGATTTCAAGTTGATCCCCAAGAAGAACGCGTCTCAGAACCTGCAGCAAGCTCTGGAGCGCCTCAAACCGCCGCTGTGCCAGCTGGTGTCT CTGTCGTCCTTGGTTCTGCTCCAGGTGAATGCACAGATGCAGTACGTGGTGGAGCGGTTCCAGCTGGGAGAAAACGAAAAGAAGGCCCGAGGCCTGCTGGTTCAACTCCTGCAGGAGGTTTTTGTGGAGTTCTTTCCAG ACAGCCAGATTCAGCCGTTCGGTTCGTCTGTGAACACGTTCGGCGTGCACTCCTGCGACTTGGACCTCTTCCTGGACCTGGACAACACCAAGGTGTTCCAGGCCCAAGCCAAGTCCACTGCAGAACAG GCAGGGGAGGGCACGTCGGACGATGGCCGCTCCGAGGACTCCATCCTGTCGGACATCGACCTGACCTCCGCCTCCGCGGCCGAGGTCCTGGACCTCGTGGCGGCGATCCTTCGACGCTGTGTCCCCAGCGCGCACAAAGTCACCGTGGTCGGCGGCGCTCGCCTCCCCGTGGTCAAGTTCCATCACCACCAGCTCAACCTGCAGGGGGACATCACCATTAACAACAG ACTGGCTGTCAGAAACACGCGCTTCCTGCAGCTGTGTTCGGGGATGGACGAGAGGCTGAGACCCCTCGTGTTCACCATCCGCCACTGGGCCAAGCAGAAGCAGCTGGCTG GAAATCCCAGCGGTGCCGGCCCCCTGCTCAACAACTACGCCCTGACGCTGCTGGTCGTCTTCTTCCTGCAGCGCTGTGAGCCCCCGGTGCTCCCCACGGTGGACCGGCTCAGAGACATGGCCT gtgaggaggaggagtgtgtgatCGACGGCTGGAACTGCACCTTCCCGAGTCAGCCGATCGCCGTGCCGCCCAGCAGGAACACGCAGGACCTCA GCACGCTGCTCTTCGGCTTCTTCACCTTCTACGCAAAGTTCGATTTCGCCGGTAGTGTCATATCCCTCCGGCAGGGGCGCGCCCTCCCCATCACCGACTTCCTCagccaggagcaaccggagggggaAAAACCCACCAAGCTCCACGGGCCCAAACTGGGCCCCCTAAGTCTGTTGGACCCGTTCGATCTCTCCCACAACGTGGCGGGGAACCTGAACGAGCGCTCGCAGCGCGGCTTCCAGCGGGAGTGCCAGGAGGCCGACAAGTACTGCCGCAGCCTGCAGTACCAGCGCAAGTCCACCAAGGGGAAATCGTGGGGGCTGGTGCGCTTGTTCACCCCCCGCGGGGACGTCCCGCAGTCCCCGGCGGAGCGGCTGACCATCAGCATCCCCTTCAAGCCGGCGTCGCTCCCCGAGGCGCTGCGGGATCGGCTGCGCGCGGCGGGAGGCGGCTTCCGGCTGCCGTGGTTTCAGGAGGTCTGCTGCGCCGTGGAGGGCGTCCTCAAGGGGGTCCTCGGGTGTCACCTCGCTCCCTCCGCGGACGCCGCCTGGGGCGCGGAGTCGTTCGTCGACGCGGAAACCTCCCCCGGGTCGCTCAACGCGTCGATGAACGACAGCTGCGACAGCGTCGGATCCCAGGGCGAGGGCGCCGGGGCGGCCGTGGCCGGCGCCAAGAGGCCGCTGTCGTCCAGCAGCGACGCCGGCGAGTCGCCTGAAGGCAAAAAGCCCCGGCTGTCAAAACGCCGCAAGCCAGAACCGCCTCACTGGATCTGCGTGCAGAAGCACGCGGTGTGGGCCGGCCGgcggagggtgaggagggagctgGTCAAGGACTCTGACTCGAGGCCGGAGGGCAGCTGCGTGGCGCTGGAGACGAAGGTCACCGCTCGCATCGCggagaaggagccggagctcGGGGGGCCGCTGGAGGTCAAGGTTCAGCCCCAGGTGATTGGGGGCACGGAGAGCACGAAGGCGGTGCTCACGTTGGAGCCCATCAGCGACGAGGCGGGCGTCTTTCACgacttctttcatttcctggAAGCTTTCTTGCCCAAGATGGTGGAGACGTTTCTGGAGAAAGACGCTTCAGATCTGTGA
- the pyyb gene encoding peptide YYb has translation MANMRPWMTLAALAVCLLVCWSGFADAYPPQPENPGSHASPEDWAKYHAAVRHYVNLITRQRYGKRSTPEQAVKWMLFGADSSQDAEPRPDYSDQW, from the exons ATGGCCAACATGAGACCCTGGATGACGCTCGCGGCGCTCGCCGTCTGCCTGCTGGTGTGCTGGAGCGGCTTCGCGGACGCCTACCCTCCCCAGCCGGAGAACCCGGGGAGCCACGCCTCGCCGGAGGACTGGGCCAAATACCACGCGGCCGTCCGGCACTACGTCAACCTCATCACCAGGCAGAG gTACGGAAAGAGGTCGACCCCCGAGCAGGCGGTGAAGTGGATGCTGTTCGGTGCCGACTCGAGCCAAGACGCTGAGCCCCG CCCCGACTACAGCGATCAGTGGTAA